ATAAAAGATAATATAATTTAAAAAGAAAAAGTATAAACAGATATCTACTCCTGAAGATTGGAGGAAGAAGGCTCTTGTGATATTTTTTTCTAATTCATCTCAAGTGTTCAGGAAAAGATTCTGGAGTATAGTTTTTACTTCATTATTTTTCATCTCTTATTTGGGATTTTTTATCAATTTTTTAATTTAATCTTTAATTTTCTAATTTATTATAATTATTATTTAAATACTATCCATTCTCAGGACACACCTGTTAAACCCTATCTCTCTAAATTTTTTACTTATGTCCCTAAACTTGGAGATGTCCATTATTTTATGTACCTCTCCACAGTTTATCTCAATAATTGCCGTACCATGAAGGTCCCTCACCCTAAAGTATCCCTCCAATCCCAAATAGGATGCTAGGAATTTCTCAGCCTTATATACCATCTTCAGCCTTTCCTCTGTAATGGGAGGATTTAGTATCCTAGTGGCTAAACAGGAATCCTCCTTTGGAATTGATACGCCTAAATATTTAAGTATCTCCTTAACCTCTTCTTTTCTTATCTCTAACTCTGCAAGAGGTGATCTTATACCGTACTCCCTGTAGGCCATTATACCTGGCCTATCTTCAAATAGATCGTCGTAGTTGGTACCATCTACTATAACTACCTCTTTATTAAAAGTGTTTCTTAACTCATCTCTCTCCTTTACAAGTATCTCGGCCATGTATCTCTTACATATATAGCATCTATTTTTTAGATTCCTGTTTATCTCACATATCACCTCATTTTTCAGATAGTTTAAATTCACAACTTTATGATCTATACCGTATCTCTTAGATAATTCAATGCTTTTTCTGATATTCTCCTCTGGAAAAAATCCATTATCTACAGTCACAGCTAAGGTGTATCTTCCATAGTACTTACTCATAAGGGTTACCAACAAACTGTCCATTCCCCCGGAGTAAGATACTACACATATCTTCTCCCTGAAGTAATACTTCAACTTCCTGAGCTTCTCCATCAACATATAAACCCCATATCCTTTATCATTCTTATATCGTCCTCTATAGATCTCCCCTGCGTAGTTAGATAGTTGCCTACCATAAGACCATCAATAGCCAAGAGAGATAGACATTGAAGATCTTTTAACTTGTATAATCTCCCTCCACATAGACGTATCTCCTTATCTGGTAGTATTATCTTTCCAAGTGCAATGGATTTTAACGCTTCTTCTGGAGAGATCTCCTTTATCTCCCCCTTCTCTATTAGGTAGTACACTTTAGTACCTTTTATAGGATGAAGTATATTTAGGGCAACACTATCTACATTCAAGTTTCTAAGCTCCTCTAACATCTTTATTCTATCTATGTGGGATTCACCTAATCCAAATATACCTCCACTACACACCTCTAATCCTAACTCCTTCGCATACTTTATAGTTCTTATCTTCTCTTCATAACTGTGGGTAGTACATACCTTTTCAAAGTGCTCCCTTGAAGTCTCTAAGTTGTTATGTATCCTAACCTCCAACTCTTTTAACTCCCGTAGTTTATTCCTATCTAATATTCCAAGAGATACACAGATCTTTAATTTTGTCTTCTTCTTCAACTCCTTTATAGTATCTACTACCTTTTCAAAATCTCTATCTTCTATAGATCTACCACTAACTACTATAGAGAACCTACTACAATATCTTTCCATATATTTTGCATATTTTAAGATATCTTTCTTAGGTTTCAATTCATACGTTTTTATATCTGTTTGATGATATATAGACTGGGAGCAAAAGATACAATCCTCGGGACACCTTCCAGATCTTGCATTTACTATGGAACATAGATCTATTTTAAGTGGATTGTTGCTATAATATCTCTTAATAGAGTAGGCTAAGTAAAGAAGATCGTAGACATCTCCTTCATACCAGAGATCTAAAACATCTCTGGAAGAAATCTTTCCCTTTATTACTTTTTCGTAATATCTCATTACATCCATAAGTATCCCTGAAACGATTAGAAGATTAAATATAATAAAAATTGGAGTTAAAAAATAACAAAAAAAGAGGTAAAACTGCCTCTCTCTAGTACACAGTATGATCTAAAAGATTTCTGATTTTAATATCCTTATAATTTTAATATCTTTTACCTTATTATAATATTATTATAATAAATTATTTCATATCGTTTTTTGATAAAACTAAGGTAATATTTTTATTAGGATTTTTAAAATAATTTAAAATAATTAAAATTTAGGAAAGTATGTCTCTTTTCTCTTCTATCCAACTAACTACCTTGGAGACACCTAATGCAATACCTTCCACTTCGATCCCACCTTTCCCTTTAGCCCCATCCCCTACAAGGTACAGTCTATTGTCTACTATGGGATCTATATCTGTACCACTTGAAGCATGATTTACTGGGATATCATCCCTAAATGTTTGGATATGAAGTATCTCGTAATCTTCTATATTGGCATCCCTAAATAACCTATCTATATCTTCCAGTACTACATCTATTTCCTTCTTTACATTGTCTTTAACTTGGATGGCATGAGCCATTATTAAGTTATAACCTTCTCTTGCAAGGGATCTATCTACGTTGGACGGACAGTTCAAACCACATACTCTCTCACACTCTGGAGTAAAGAGCACCCCGTTATGTTTAATCAACTTATCTCTACAACCTATAGATACCTTTATACCTCTAGACGGTACAGGTTTTTTCTCCTTTATAACCTTTACATTGGATATTTCCTCTGTAAGTTTTGGAGATAAGTTACTTATAACTATATCGAACTCTGAACATCCCTCCACTGTATATATATACCCCTTATCTTCATCTATCTCTATCTTCTCAACTTTGCATTCAGTAAGTATTTTACCTCCATTCTCCAATATAATCCTTGAAAGTTCATCTATTACTTTCTTACATCCACCTACTGGTATCCCAGGTCCTCCAAACCTGTAATAGTTTTTAGCTATCTCGACAATTTCAGCCATGGGAACACTGTATGCATCTAAACTTAACGCCCATCCGGTAAAGGAGTTGCCAACCTTCAACGCCAGTGGTACATCCTCTAAGAACTCTCCAAAGGATATATCTTTATCTATTCTACCTAACTTTAAGTTGGTAGCCATCTTTAGACATTTTATCTTGTCCTTAAATCCCACTATATTGAATAATTCACCATATTTATAATTTCTATTATTTATTCTAAACAACCCATCTGGGTTAGAATTTACAATATCTACCTTACACCCTGCCTTGGAGAGTAACTGTGCTAAATAACCATCTGCCCCGTGAGGTATCATATGGAGGGCACCAGTAGTAAGTTGATAGCCTTTATACTGAATATTTGTAAATCTTCCACCTATGTAGGGCATTTTTTCGTATATAACTACGTTGTTATCTCTTGAAAGTAGTGCTCCAGCTAGTAATCCCCCTAATCCCCCTCCAATTATCCCAATTTGCATATCCATTACCTTTTTTCTTAGATGTTTTTTATTTCTTTTTTATATTGTTATTATTTTTTTAATTTATTATAGCTTGTTTATTATTATGAATTCTTATTATTTGATTACTACCTCATAGAAGCCAGGGATTTATTATTTTTTAATTATATATTTTATTATTTTTTTAAACTTTTACTTTGACAGAACCTAGGATTAAAAGAAATATCTTGACGAAAATAAGGTTTAAATAATATATATCTGGTTTATAGACTTTTAATGTATTTGAAATTTACTAGAGTGTTCTTAATATAATAACTTTAATAATTGTTAAATCGCTTAAAAAGGAAAAGTAAAAACTTCGATTACTCTCTGGTTGAAAATATGGGAATTTTCAAAAAGAGAGATATTATAGGTATAGCACATGAGTTAGGTATACTGGTATCATTTATCGGTATTCTAATGTCCATTCCAACTGTTGTGGGATGGTACTACGGGGAACCTACCTGGTACTTCCTTTATCCCTCCTTTTTAGTCACCTTAACTGGTATTCTGATATACAAATTTACAAAACCTGTAGATATTAAATTAAAACATGCCATGGTAATATCGGCCTTAGCCTGGCTCTTAGCATCTTTAATTGGAGCTATACCTTTTTACCTAGGAATATCTTACTTCTCCTACTTGGATGGTGTATTTGAAAGCATGTCTGCATGGACTACTACAGGTTTTACACTTATAAAAAATGTTGAAACACTTCCTCATACGTTACAGTTCTGGAGGAGTTTGGAACAGTGGATTGGAGGTATTGGGGTCTTAGTAATGGTGATCTCCATACTATCAAAAACTGGCATCTCTACCTACTACAGGGCTGAGGCTAGGGAAGAGAAAATCCTCCCAAGTACCATTAATACCGCCAAGAAGATATGGCAGATCTATATCCTCTATACATTGATTGGAATAAGTCTCCTATACCTTACAGGGCTACCAATATGGGATGCCATAAATCTATGTATGTGTGGTATTTCAACTGGGGGTATGAGTATAAAGAACTCCAGCTTTCCATACAATACATTGGCAAAGGTTGTAATGATCTTCATAATGATGGTAGGAGGTATAATCTCATTTGCAGTGCATCATAAGGTACTAACTGGTAAATGGATAGATGATATTCAGAGTAAAGTAGGTATCTCTATAGTGTTAATTACATCCCTTATAGTTATGTTCTCCTCAGGTGTTGATTTTATAGATGCTCTCTTTACAGTAACCTCAGCTATAACGAGTACTGGTTATTCGACTGTAAATATTCCCAATTTAAACAATCTATCTCTCTTTATAATTATACTTCTTATGATGGTAGGAGGATCTACTGGAACCACAACTGGAGGTATAAAACTTATAAGGGTTATAGTTATACTAAAAAGTTTCTACTACCACCTTCAGAGAGCTTTACTCCCCTCCAATGTGGTTATATGTAAGAGAATAGGAAAATACCCGTTATCTCAGGATCTCGTTGTCGATGCCTCTGTTATAGGTTTTACATACTTGATACATTATGGAATAGCTACAATGGTTTTAATATACTTAGGTTATCCACCTTTTAAATCACTCTTTGAGGGAGTTTCCTTAGTTGCCAATATGGGTCTCTCTGTGAATATTGTAGATCACTCTATGAATCCATTAGGCAAAATAGTAGGTATCTTTATGATGTGGGCTGGGAGGCTGGAGTTCATTCCTGTCTATGTCCTCATACTCTACTTAATTAGAAAGATAAAGTCTTATCTAATTAATATCAGATAGGATTTATCTATAGTATACATAAATTATAGGTAGATTTCTGGTCAATAAGAGATTTAATTAATATGAATATAATAATATAACATAGAGGGAAGTAAAGCATTATATACTGTATCTATCTTTCTCTAACGTTCAGGAGTATGGAGATATAATTCATATTCGGATGGATGGAGTTTTTATTATGTTATTTTATCTTTTTGATAGAATTAGGATTTTCAATAGTAACTATTTTCTTACCTTTATGAAATCCCCTAAAGTAAAGCTTTTAGACTGTTGGTTGCTATACTCTCCACCACCTTCTTCGTAGAGACTTATATTTAATTCCTTTTCGAGTCTCCTTATATATTTTTCCTCAGGCTCCAACTGACCACTTTCAATCTTCTGAAGTGTAGATACCCTCATACCTATCTTACGAGCCAACTCTTCTATATTCATTCCTTTCCTTATTCGAGCCTCTCTTATAATTTCTCCGTAATCTTCTACGATGGTTTTAAGGGTGTCAAAAACATCCCTCTTAGGTCTATATACCTTTCTACTTTCGGTACCTTTTGGAGAACCTTTCATCCCTAATCTAGGTTTTCTTGAGTAGGTCTTTGGAGTTACACCGTACTTGGCACAGTCACTGCATACCAACATCTCCACACCTTCTACCCTTACGGGTACAAGTTTATCTACATTCCTACCACAAAGTTCACACTGCATAGGATCACCATTTTAACAAATATACACAATTATAAAATTAAAAAAATATAATTAAAAAAATATATATAATGTATTATGTAATATAATCATTGCATATTATAATCTTATAATCATATATTATCAATTATCATATATATTATCAAATTTACCAATTCATCAGGAGGTATAAATATGATATTCCCAAGTTATGAAAATGAAGATGTTGAAGAGAAAAACAACAACAACGTAGATCCTGTAAAAGAATTTGAAAAAACCTACATTGCGGAATTGGAGAGTAAAATATTAAAGATGGAACTGGAGAATAAAAACCTCCAGAGGGAGAACTTACAATTAAAAAAGGAAAATGAGATATTAAAGAGAGAGTTGGATAAACTTAGAGTGCCCCCTTTAATACTAGGAACTGTGACTGACAGAGTAGGAAATAGAAAAGCTGTTGTAAAGAGTTCAACAGGTCCAAGTTTCTTAGTAAACATTTCCCAGTTCGTAGATGAGAAAGAGGTAGTACCTGGAGCAAGAGTCTGTCTAAATCAGCAGACCCTCGTTATTGTAGATGTGCTCCCAAGAGAGAAAGATTACAGGGCCATGGCCATGGAGATTGATGAGAGACCACAGGTATCCTTTGATGACATCGGCGGTTTGGATGAACAGATAAGGGAGATCAGAGAGGTTGTTGAACTCCCATTGACCCATCCCGAACTCTTTGAAAAGGTAGGTATAGAACCACCTAAGGGAGTACTACTCTATGGACCACCAGGAACAGGTAAGACACTCCTTGCAAAGGCTGTAGCTCATGAGACCAATGCAACATTTATTAAGATTGTAGGATCAGAACTTGTGAAAAAGTTCATAGGAGAGGGAGCTAAACTTGTAAAAGATGTATTTAAACTGGCAAGGGAGAAGGCTCCATCTATCATATTCATAGATGAGATAGATGCTATAGCAAGTAGAAGAACAGAGGCACTGACAGGGGGAGACAGGGAGGTGCAGAGAACCCTTATGCAACTTCTCGCTGAAATGGATGGTTTCGACTCCAGGGGAGATGTAAAGATCATCGCTGCTACAAACAGGCTAGATATATTAGATCCTGCAATCCTGAGACCTGGTAGATTCGATAGAATAATAGAGATACCCGCACCAGGGGAAGAAGGTAGGTTAGATATACTGAAAATACATACGAGAAAGATGAACTTATCCAAGGACGTAGATCTAACTAAGATTGCGAAGATGACAGAGGGATTCGTTGGTGCAGATCTAAAGGCAGTGTGTACCGAGGCTGGTATGTTTGCAATTAGGAATAAGAGAGACCATGTTACAATGGAGGACTTCATAAATGCTGTAGAGAAGATAAAGAAGAAGAAGGGAAGTGGTATAACTATACCGGCACTTAATGTAATGTATGGTTAAAGAATAATAAATAAAGCCATTAAATAAATAGCGAAGATGGTTTCTGAATACTGAGACAAATATTGTGAATCTTACTGTAATATCGACTGTCTTCTTTTAAAATCTTGTATTTGGGTTTATTATTTTTTTATTTTTTTAAAACCTTTTCTTATTTTTATAATTAATTATTATAAAGTAAATATAGAACTAAAAGAAAGATGTATTTGCACTAAACCTATTTTATTTTTTTATAAAATTTAAAAGATAGTCTTAATTATCGATCTTCAAGTTGTTACGTAAAAAAGAACAAAAATTATCTTTTCAAAAACTTTGAAAGTATAGGGTGCAACTCGGAAATCTGTTCCTGAAGGATCTGCTCGTACATCCTGTACACTATTGAGACTGTAAGTAATACTCCTGTACCTCTTCCAAGAGCTCCTGTAAAATCTGCCCCTGCTGCCAGTAATCCGATGAAGGCTGAACTCATTACAGTAATTGGCATTATATAT
The genomic region above belongs to Methanofervidicoccus abyssi and contains:
- the larE gene encoding ATP-dependent sacrificial sulfur transferase LarE — translated: MLMEKLRKLKYYFREKICVVSYSGGMDSLLVTLMSKYYGRYTLAVTVDNGFFPEENIRKSIELSKRYGIDHKVVNLNYLKNEVICEINRNLKNRCYICKRYMAEILVKERDELRNTFNKEVVIVDGTNYDDLFEDRPGIMAYREYGIRSPLAELEIRKEEVKEILKYLGVSIPKEDSCLATRILNPPITEERLKMVYKAEKFLASYLGLEGYFRVRDLHGTAIIEINCGEVHKIMDISKFRDISKKFREIGFNRCVLRMDSI
- the bioB gene encoding biotin synthase BioB encodes the protein MDVMRYYEKVIKGKISSRDVLDLWYEGDVYDLLYLAYSIKRYYSNNPLKIDLCSIVNARSGRCPEDCIFCSQSIYHQTDIKTYELKPKKDILKYAKYMERYCSRFSIVVSGRSIEDRDFEKVVDTIKELKKKTKLKICVSLGILDRNKLRELKELEVRIHNNLETSREHFEKVCTTHSYEEKIRTIKYAKELGLEVCSGGIFGLGESHIDRIKMLEELRNLNVDSVALNILHPIKGTKVYYLIEKGEIKEISPEEALKSIALGKIILPDKEIRLCGGRLYKLKDLQCLSLLAIDGLMVGNYLTTQGRSIEDDIRMIKDMGFIC
- a CDS encoding NAD(P)-binding protein, translated to MQIGIIGGGLGGLLAGALLSRDNNVVIYEKMPYIGGRFTNIQYKGYQLTTGALHMIPHGADGYLAQLLSKAGCKVDIVNSNPDGLFRINNRNYKYGELFNIVGFKDKIKCLKMATNLKLGRIDKDISFGEFLEDVPLALKVGNSFTGWALSLDAYSVPMAEIVEIAKNYYRFGGPGIPVGGCKKVIDELSRIILENGGKILTECKVEKIEIDEDKGYIYTVEGCSEFDIVISNLSPKLTEEISNVKVIKEKKPVPSRGIKVSIGCRDKLIKHNGVLFTPECERVCGLNCPSNVDRSLAREGYNLIMAHAIQVKDNVKKEIDVVLEDIDRLFRDANIEDYEILHIQTFRDDIPVNHASSGTDIDPIVDNRLYLVGDGAKGKGGIEVEGIALGVSKVVSWIEEKRDILS
- a CDS encoding TrkH family potassium uptake protein; protein product: MGIFKKRDIIGIAHELGILVSFIGILMSIPTVVGWYYGEPTWYFLYPSFLVTLTGILIYKFTKPVDIKLKHAMVISALAWLLASLIGAIPFYLGISYFSYLDGVFESMSAWTTTGFTLIKNVETLPHTLQFWRSLEQWIGGIGVLVMVISILSKTGISTYYRAEAREEKILPSTINTAKKIWQIYILYTLIGISLLYLTGLPIWDAINLCMCGISTGGMSIKNSSFPYNTLAKVVMIFIMMVGGIISFAVHHKVLTGKWIDDIQSKVGISIVLITSLIVMFSSGVDFIDALFTVTSAITSTGYSTVNIPNLNNLSLFIIILLMMVGGSTGTTTGGIKLIRVIVILKSFYYHLQRALLPSNVVICKRIGKYPLSQDLVVDASVIGFTYLIHYGIATMVLIYLGYPPFKSLFEGVSLVANMGLSVNIVDHSMNPLGKIVGIFMMWAGRLEFIPVYVLILYLIRKIKSYLINIR
- a CDS encoding multiprotein bridging factor aMBF1, with amino-acid sequence MQCELCGRNVDKLVPVRVEGVEMLVCSDCAKYGVTPKTYSRKPRLGMKGSPKGTESRKVYRPKRDVFDTLKTIVEDYGEIIREARIRKGMNIEELARKIGMRVSTLQKIESGQLEPEEKYIRRLEKELNISLYEEGGGEYSNQQSKSFTLGDFIKVRK
- a CDS encoding proteasome-activating nucleotidase codes for the protein MIFPSYENEDVEEKNNNNVDPVKEFEKTYIAELESKILKMELENKNLQRENLQLKKENEILKRELDKLRVPPLILGTVTDRVGNRKAVVKSSTGPSFLVNISQFVDEKEVVPGARVCLNQQTLVIVDVLPREKDYRAMAMEIDERPQVSFDDIGGLDEQIREIREVVELPLTHPELFEKVGIEPPKGVLLYGPPGTGKTLLAKAVAHETNATFIKIVGSELVKKFIGEGAKLVKDVFKLAREKAPSIIFIDEIDAIASRRTEALTGGDREVQRTLMQLLAEMDGFDSRGDVKIIAATNRLDILDPAILRPGRFDRIIEIPAPGEEGRLDILKIHTRKMNLSKDVDLTKIAKMTEGFVGADLKAVCTEAGMFAIRNKRDHVTMEDFINAVEKIKKKKGSGITIPALNVMYG